In the Bifidobacterium catenulatum PV20-2 genome, one interval contains:
- a CDS encoding D-2-hydroxyacid dehydrogenase family protein — protein sequence MDEIYETQPERTDLPLVVMPVIIESMIEPFEKNFELFKDIARVRMYKDFTLDEDTIVARCAEADAIIVVGFHCSDSILDRLNAKCYAFGGTGVASYIDLDKAKERGIRVCNVVRYGDHAVAEHTIALLMELARQVGKLDRQVKEGNWAGVDGYELYGKKLGIIGLGGIGQTVARIAGTLGMNVSAWNSHVPEQVFTDLNVTPVDDMNELIAGSDVVSIHLPLLDSTKGIVTAQNLEALKPGTMFINTARAEIIEPGALLSRLQRGDIPAALDVFDHEPLTADDPLCSIPGIILTPHTAWRTDGAYVGITKQVVQSVAAYFEGEDFNVVV from the coding sequence ATGGATGAAATCTACGAAACCCAGCCGGAACGCACCGATCTGCCGCTGGTGGTTATGCCCGTCATCATCGAATCGATGATTGAACCGTTCGAAAAGAACTTCGAGCTGTTCAAAGACATTGCCCGCGTACGCATGTACAAGGATTTCACGCTCGATGAAGACACCATCGTCGCGCGTTGCGCCGAAGCCGACGCCATCATAGTGGTCGGATTCCACTGCTCCGACTCAATCCTCGACCGTCTGAACGCCAAATGCTACGCTTTCGGCGGCACCGGCGTGGCCAGCTACATCGATCTAGACAAAGCCAAGGAACGTGGCATCCGCGTATGCAACGTGGTGCGCTACGGCGACCATGCCGTAGCCGAACACACCATCGCACTGCTCATGGAACTCGCCAGGCAGGTCGGCAAACTCGACAGGCAAGTCAAAGAAGGCAATTGGGCTGGTGTCGACGGCTACGAACTGTACGGTAAGAAGCTTGGCATCATCGGCCTTGGCGGCATCGGCCAAACCGTGGCGCGTATTGCCGGAACTCTCGGCATGAACGTGTCCGCATGGAACTCCCACGTTCCCGAGCAGGTGTTCACCGACCTGAACGTCACTCCGGTTGACGATATGAACGAACTGATTGCCGGATCCGACGTGGTGTCCATCCACTTGCCGTTGCTGGACTCCACAAAAGGCATCGTCACTGCGCAAAACCTTGAGGCCCTGAAACCGGGAACCATGTTCATCAACACGGCCCGCGCGGAAATCATCGAGCCAGGCGCATTGCTCTCCAGACTCCAGCGCGGCGACATTCCCGCGGCGCTTGACGTGTTCGACCATGAGCCGCTCACTGCCGACGATCCGCTGTGCTCGATTCCAGGTATCATCCTCACCCCACACACCGCCTGGCGTACCGACGGCGCATATGTGGGCATCACCAAGCAGGTGGTTCAATCGGTTGCGGCTTACTTTGAGGGTGAGGATTTCAACGTCGTCGTGTGA